A genomic window from Streptomyces sp. HUAS YS2 includes:
- a CDS encoding ABC transporter ATP-binding protein, translating into MSTATSTATSSAAPAPTPAGAELALHDVRLGHPDGAALPGTVALRIAPGELLAVVGPSGCGKTTLLRTLAGLLPPLDGRVTQDGEPVTRPGADRALVFQHDALLPWRTVRANVELPLAIRRVPRAERRRSARDWLDRVGLAEHTHKLPHQLSGGQRQRVQLARALAGGPRAVLMDEPFGALDAHTRAGMQDLLVEILRGSGATVVFVTHDVDEALHLGDRVALLGSGQVLDVPHPRERAAQDDPGTAALRRRILESL; encoded by the coding sequence ATGAGCACCGCGACGAGTACCGCGACGTCGTCGGCCGCGCCCGCGCCAACACCGGCCGGCGCCGAACTCGCCCTGCACGACGTGCGGCTGGGCCACCCGGACGGCGCCGCCCTCCCCGGCACGGTCGCCCTGCGCATCGCGCCGGGGGAACTGCTCGCCGTGGTCGGACCGTCGGGCTGCGGGAAGACGACCCTGCTGCGCACCCTCGCCGGTCTGCTCCCCCCGCTGGACGGACGGGTCACCCAGGACGGCGAGCCGGTCACCCGGCCCGGCGCCGACCGGGCGCTGGTCTTCCAGCACGACGCTCTGCTGCCCTGGCGCACCGTCCGCGCCAACGTGGAACTGCCGCTGGCGATCCGCCGGGTGCCCCGCGCCGAGCGGCGGCGGTCGGCGCGCGACTGGCTGGACCGGGTCGGTCTGGCCGAGCACACCCACAAGCTGCCGCACCAGCTGTCCGGCGGTCAGCGGCAGCGCGTCCAGCTGGCCCGAGCCCTGGCCGGCGGGCCCCGTGCCGTGCTGATGGACGAACCCTTCGGCGCGCTGGACGCGCACACCCGCGCCGGGATGCAGGACCTGCTCGTGGAGATCCTGCGGGGCAGCGGCGCGACCGTCGTCTTCGTCACCCACGACGTGGACGAGGCCCTCCACCTCGGCGACCGGGTCGCCCTGCTGGGCTCCGGTCAGGTGCTCGACGTCCCCCATCCGCGCGAACGCGCGGCGCAGGACGACCCCGGCACCGCCGCACTGCGCCGCCGCATCCTCGAATCCCTCTGA
- a CDS encoding fumarate reductase/succinate dehydrogenase flavoprotein subunit — MDTLVDTPLPVPALADATELSCDVLVIGGGTAGTMAALTAAERGARVLLLEKAHVRHSGALAMGMDGVNNAIVPGRAEPDDYVAEITRANDGVVDQSTVRQTATRGFAMVRRLESYGVKFEKDEHGEYAVRQVHRSGSYVLPMPEGKDVKKVLYRQLRRREMRERIRIENRVMPVRVLTHPDDGRAVGAAGFDTRTGAFVTVRAGAVILATGACGRLGLPASGYLYGTYENPTNAGDGYAMAYHAGAALTGIECFQINPLIKDYNGPACAYVANPFGGYQVNRHGERFVESDYWSGQMMAEFAAELASDRGPVYLKLSHLPEETVTAVESILHTTERPTRGTFHAGRGHDYRTHDVEMHISEIGLCGGHSASGVRVDAHARTTVPRLYAAGDLACVPHNYMIGAFVFGDLAGEDASRYRTYEGELPRDQVAAAHALVYRPLRNPDGPPQPQVEYKLRRFVNDYVAPPKSGAKLSLAVEAFTRMSEEIAGMGARTPHELMRCAEVSFIRDCAEMAARASLARTESRWGLYHERMDHPVRDDAGWLHHLDLRKSPSGAMEFTARPVEPYVVPVPEFTPTPGPERLLGEVALVPVATAGPRDAAPAARPVTPTTAPDATVTDATVPDPVEALEVSPGPALLRLLALAEDSPDLDALRPYLGDADAAVRAAAVAVLGEVTPAGTGPALAERLRDPVPQVRGAAAAALRELVEVLPADAELGSGLRKALGVADPAVRAAALDVLRALRLGEAGVYAALLADDDIEVRVTAVRALVSVDAVVELAVAAGDPDREVRVAVARGFAAVHAPAPAPLDPLLDDADPLVRAAALGALAATGCPPSYAARAAAALGDPAWQVRVGAATALRAAPPAEAVPALAGALADANADVRKAAVLALLPHGGEPDAREALAAATSDPDADVRSYASRAVS, encoded by the coding sequence GTGGACACCCTGGTGGACACTCCCCTGCCCGTCCCCGCCCTCGCCGACGCGACCGAGCTGTCCTGCGACGTCCTCGTCATCGGCGGCGGGACCGCCGGCACCATGGCCGCGCTGACCGCCGCCGAACGCGGCGCGCGGGTGCTGCTTCTGGAGAAGGCGCACGTGCGGCACTCCGGCGCGCTCGCCATGGGCATGGACGGGGTCAACAACGCGATCGTTCCCGGGCGGGCCGAGCCCGACGACTACGTCGCCGAGATCACCCGCGCCAACGACGGCGTCGTCGACCAGTCCACCGTCCGGCAGACCGCGACCCGCGGCTTCGCGATGGTCCGGCGGCTGGAGTCGTACGGGGTGAAGTTCGAGAAGGACGAGCACGGCGAGTACGCGGTCCGCCAGGTGCACCGGTCCGGTTCGTACGTGCTGCCGATGCCGGAGGGCAAGGACGTCAAGAAAGTCCTCTACCGGCAGCTACGGCGTCGCGAGATGCGCGAGCGGATCCGGATCGAGAACCGGGTCATGCCGGTCCGGGTGCTCACCCATCCGGACGACGGCCGGGCCGTCGGCGCGGCCGGGTTCGACACCCGTACCGGGGCGTTCGTCACCGTCCGGGCGGGCGCGGTGATCCTGGCGACGGGGGCGTGCGGCCGGCTCGGCCTGCCCGCTTCCGGCTATCTGTACGGGACGTACGAGAACCCGACGAACGCGGGCGACGGGTACGCCATGGCGTACCACGCCGGGGCCGCGCTCACCGGGATCGAGTGCTTCCAGATCAACCCGTTGATCAAGGACTACAACGGGCCGGCCTGCGCGTACGTCGCGAATCCGTTCGGCGGCTACCAGGTGAACCGGCACGGCGAGCGGTTCGTGGAGTCGGACTACTGGTCGGGGCAGATGATGGCCGAGTTCGCGGCCGAACTCGCCTCCGACCGGGGCCCGGTGTACCTCAAACTGAGCCATCTGCCCGAGGAGACGGTCACCGCCGTCGAATCGATCCTGCACACCACGGAGCGGCCCACCCGCGGTACGTTCCACGCCGGCCGCGGCCACGACTACCGCACCCACGACGTCGAGATGCACATTTCGGAGATCGGGCTCTGCGGCGGCCACTCCGCGTCCGGAGTACGGGTGGACGCGCACGCCCGTACCACCGTGCCCCGGCTGTACGCGGCCGGTGACCTGGCCTGCGTCCCGCACAACTACATGATCGGCGCGTTCGTCTTCGGCGACCTGGCCGGTGAGGACGCGTCGCGGTACCGAACGTACGAGGGCGAGTTGCCCCGGGACCAGGTGGCTGCCGCGCACGCGCTGGTCTACCGGCCGCTGCGCAACCCCGACGGGCCGCCGCAGCCGCAGGTGGAGTACAAGCTACGGCGGTTCGTCAACGACTACGTCGCACCGCCGAAGTCCGGGGCGAAACTGTCGCTGGCCGTGGAGGCGTTCACCCGGATGTCGGAGGAGATCGCCGGGATGGGCGCGCGCACGCCGCACGAGCTGATGCGGTGCGCGGAGGTCTCCTTCATCCGGGACTGCGCGGAGATGGCCGCCCGGGCGTCGCTGGCCCGCACCGAGTCCCGGTGGGGGCTGTACCACGAGCGGATGGACCACCCGGTCCGGGACGACGCGGGCTGGCTGCATCACCTCGACCTGCGCAAGTCCCCTTCAGGTGCGATGGAGTTCACCGCGCGTCCGGTCGAGCCGTACGTCGTCCCGGTACCGGAGTTCACGCCGACGCCGGGGCCGGAGCGGCTGCTGGGCGAGGTCGCGCTGGTCCCGGTGGCCACGGCCGGCCCGCGGGACGCCGCCCCGGCCGCCCGCCCGGTGACGCCGACGACCGCACCGGACGCGACGGTGACGGACGCGACGGTGCCGGACCCGGTCGAGGCCCTGGAGGTGTCGCCCGGCCCCGCGTTGCTGCGTCTCCTCGCCCTCGCCGAGGATTCCCCCGACCTGGACGCCCTGCGCCCCTACCTGGGCGACGCCGACGCCGCGGTACGGGCCGCCGCCGTCGCCGTCCTCGGCGAGGTGACGCCGGCCGGCACCGGGCCCGCGCTCGCCGAACGCCTCCGGGACCCCGTGCCACAGGTCCGGGGCGCAGCCGCGGCCGCACTGCGCGAGCTGGTCGAAGTGCTGCCCGCCGACGCCGAGTTGGGCTCCGGGCTGCGGAAGGCGCTGGGTGTCGCCGATCCCGCCGTCCGGGCCGCCGCGCTCGACGTGCTGCGCGCGCTGCGGCTGGGGGAGGCCGGGGTGTACGCCGCCTTGCTGGCCGACGACGACATCGAGGTACGGGTCACCGCCGTCCGGGCGCTGGTCTCGGTCGACGCCGTGGTGGAGCTGGCGGTCGCCGCCGGCGACCCGGACCGCGAGGTCCGGGTCGCGGTGGCCCGCGGGTTCGCGGCCGTGCACGCCCCGGCCCCGGCGCCGCTCGACCCGCTGCTGGACGACGCGGACCCGCTCGTCCGCGCCGCCGCACTGGGCGCGCTGGCCGCGACCGGCTGCCCGCCGTCCTACGCCGCGCGGGCCGCGGCGGCGCTCGGGGACCCGGCCTGGCAGGTGCGGGTGGGCGCCGCGACCGCGCTCCGGGCGGCGCCGCCCGCCGAGGCGGTCCCGGCCCTCGCCGGGGCCCTGGCCGACGCCAACGCGGACGTCCGCAAGGCCGCCGTGCTCGCGCTCCTCCCCCACGGCGGCGAGCCGGACGCCCGCGAGGCCCTGGCCGCAGCCACCTCCGACCCGGACGCGGACGTCCGCTCCTACGCGTCCCGAGCCGTGTCGTGA
- a CDS encoding putative leader peptide, which translates to MAAGSTLTARRHLDLGRLASALCTVARARS; encoded by the coding sequence ATGGCAGCAGGAAGCACTCTCACTGCTCGCCGCCACCTCGATCTCGGCAGGCTGGCGAGCGCGCTGTGTACGGTCGCCCGGGCGCGATCGTAA
- a CDS encoding sulfatase → MSENRRTPVSRRGFLAGSAAAAAAAAVPAIAQVAAGGPAAATTRPNILLIVTDDQPKHTEWALPKTTAWLADQGVKFTNGHVTTPLCSPSRSSVLTGRYAHNHGVLNNGASYELDQSTTLPRYLKQAGYRTGLFGKWLNSWTLSDNPPHFEEFALLQPGYVDAQWNVNGTVQTINGYTTNIVKNRTLNFLDKAATDSRPWFAYVTPYASHGPRTPEAKYAGTAVPEWNGRPSVPENDRADKPGYIKNATGTLAEGQQIRAEQLRTLLTVDDAVQAFKDKLQALGQLDNTLVIYIADNGFTWADHGWTKKSVPYRPAHEVPFYLSWPAGGLGAGTTDSRITANIDIAPTVLDAAGISPAHSVDGRSLLTSYSRDHLLVEWWKQGTAAGGPPTWSSYVAKDKQYTEYYELTTDGDGNVSGTGAVKFREYYDLAADPYQLTNKLYQATPTEEQNLGIPALKAQLAADRVA, encoded by the coding sequence ATGAGCGAAAACCGCAGAACGCCCGTCAGCCGACGCGGCTTCCTCGCCGGTTCGGCGGCCGCCGCGGCCGCCGCGGCGGTTCCCGCCATCGCGCAGGTGGCAGCCGGTGGTCCGGCCGCCGCCACCACCCGCCCGAACATCCTGCTGATCGTCACCGACGATCAGCCCAAGCACACCGAATGGGCCCTCCCGAAGACCACCGCCTGGCTGGCCGACCAGGGCGTGAAGTTCACCAACGGGCACGTCACGACCCCGCTCTGCTCCCCCTCGCGCTCGTCGGTCCTCACCGGGCGCTACGCCCACAACCACGGCGTCCTCAACAACGGGGCCTCCTACGAGCTGGACCAGAGCACCACGCTGCCCCGCTACCTGAAGCAGGCGGGCTACCGCACCGGCCTGTTCGGCAAGTGGCTCAACTCCTGGACCCTGTCGGACAACCCCCCGCACTTCGAGGAGTTCGCGCTGCTCCAGCCGGGCTACGTCGACGCGCAGTGGAACGTCAACGGCACCGTCCAGACGATCAACGGCTACACCACCAACATCGTCAAGAACCGCACCCTGAACTTCCTCGACAAGGCGGCGACCGACTCCCGGCCCTGGTTCGCGTACGTCACCCCGTACGCCTCCCACGGCCCGCGCACGCCCGAGGCGAAGTACGCGGGAACGGCCGTCCCGGAGTGGAACGGCAGGCCGTCCGTCCCGGAGAACGACCGCGCCGACAAGCCGGGCTACATCAAGAACGCGACCGGCACGCTCGCCGAGGGGCAGCAGATCCGCGCGGAGCAGCTCCGCACCCTGCTCACCGTGGACGACGCGGTCCAGGCGTTCAAGGACAAGCTCCAGGCGCTCGGCCAGCTCGACAACACCCTGGTCATCTACATCGCGGACAACGGCTTCACCTGGGCCGACCACGGCTGGACCAAGAAGTCGGTGCCCTACCGTCCGGCGCACGAGGTTCCGTTCTACCTCTCCTGGCCGGCCGGCGGCCTGGGCGCGGGGACCACCGACAGCCGCATCACCGCCAACATCGACATCGCCCCGACCGTTCTCGACGCGGCCGGGATCAGCCCCGCCCACTCGGTCGACGGCAGGTCGCTGCTGACCTCGTACAGCCGCGACCACCTGCTCGTCGAGTGGTGGAAGCAGGGCACGGCCGCGGGCGGACCGCCCACCTGGTCGTCGTACGTCGCCAAGGACAAGCAGTACACGGAGTACTACGAGCTCACCACCGACGGCGACGGCAACGTCTCGGGCACGGGTGCGGTGAAGTTCCGCGAGTACTACGACCTCGCCGCCGACCCGTACCAGCTGACGAACAAGCTGTACCAGGCCACGCCCACGGAGGAGCAGAACCTCGGCATCCCCGCCCTGAAGGCGCAGCTCGCCGCGGACCGCGTCGCCTAG
- a CDS encoding formylglycine-generating enzyme family protein yields MPSCCTPGHGDAAAGILSLSLSLAPPPPPRTAAAQRAARRLVDLPGGRFLMGTDDPDGFPDDGEGPVRAAEVGPFRIAPTTVTNAQFATFVKDTGHVTEAEHFGFSFVFGGFLSDEVAATARAVAAVPWWRAVPGASWRSPEGPGSSVTSRQNHPVVHVSWNDAQAYCAWSGTRLPTETEWEYAARGGLEQRRYPWGDELTPGGRHMCNIWRGDFPTLNTAEDGYAGTAPVTAFRPNGYGLHNVVGNVWEWCADWFAPETSRVMRGGSYLCHDSYCNRYRVAARSSNTPDSSTGNIGFRVAADGGAP; encoded by the coding sequence ATGCCTTCCTGCTGCACCCCCGGTCACGGCGACGCCGCCGCCGGGATCCTCTCCCTGTCCCTCTCCCTCGCGCCCCCGCCCCCGCCCCGCACCGCGGCCGCCCAGCGGGCGGCGCGACGACTCGTCGACCTGCCGGGCGGGCGTTTCCTCATGGGCACGGACGACCCGGACGGGTTCCCGGACGACGGCGAGGGGCCGGTGCGCGCGGCCGAGGTCGGGCCGTTCCGCATCGCCCCCACGACGGTGACCAACGCGCAGTTCGCCACGTTCGTGAAGGACACCGGCCATGTCACCGAGGCCGAGCACTTCGGCTTCTCCTTCGTGTTCGGCGGTTTCCTGAGCGACGAGGTTGCTGCCACCGCCCGGGCGGTGGCAGCCGTCCCCTGGTGGCGGGCGGTTCCCGGGGCGAGCTGGCGCAGCCCGGAAGGCCCCGGATCGTCGGTCACCAGCCGCCAGAACCACCCCGTGGTCCATGTCTCGTGGAACGACGCCCAGGCGTACTGCGCCTGGTCCGGTACCCGGCTGCCCACCGAGACGGAGTGGGAGTACGCGGCCCGCGGCGGACTCGAGCAGCGCCGCTACCCCTGGGGCGACGAGCTCACCCCCGGCGGCCGGCACATGTGCAACATCTGGCGGGGCGACTTCCCCACCCTGAACACCGCCGAGGACGGCTACGCGGGCACGGCCCCGGTGACCGCCTTCCGGCCCAACGGCTACGGTCTCCACAACGTCGTGGGCAACGTCTGGGAGTGGTGCGCCGACTGGTTCGCCCCGGAGACGAGCCGGGTGATGCGCGGCGGCTCGTACCTCTGCCACGACTCGTACTGCAACCGCTACCGCGTCGCCGCCCGCAGTTCCAACACTCCCGACAGCTCCACCGGCAACATCGGCTTCCGCGTGGCCGCGGACGGCGGAGCGCCGTAG
- a CDS encoding right-handed parallel beta-helix repeat-containing protein: protein MTRRQIAHLACTAAVVATGLGAAAPTAAHSTVHRVKPGQSIQKAVDAAKPGDTVLLSPGVYRESVRITTSNLTLRGSGIFPTVIEPGKAADRAAAGNACAEAGNGICVAGSENRPVERVTIRSLTLRGFTANGLWATWTDRLKIRHVVADKNGKWGIGLERAVRGEFRHNITRNNGDAGLFLANTVDREHGSTDARGTLISHNLTSGNRIGITVRRLRNVTVERNHVTKNCAGVFVVGDESKPRARATLRRNLVEANNKYCPKTPRLPFLQGSGIVLTGAEETLVERNRVVDNVGSSPLSGGIVLFKSFVGAPNEQNEIRDNVVLRNGTADLADRDTGVGNSFTGNTCKVSEPTGMC from the coding sequence ATGACCAGACGACAGATCGCCCACCTGGCATGCACCGCGGCTGTCGTGGCCACGGGGCTGGGTGCCGCCGCCCCCACGGCCGCCCACTCGACGGTGCACCGGGTGAAGCCCGGCCAATCCATCCAGAAGGCCGTCGACGCCGCGAAGCCGGGTGACACCGTCCTTCTCTCTCCCGGTGTCTACCGGGAGAGCGTCCGTATCACCACGTCGAACCTGACACTGCGCGGGTCCGGCATCTTCCCCACGGTCATCGAGCCCGGGAAGGCGGCCGACAGGGCCGCCGCCGGCAACGCGTGCGCCGAGGCCGGCAACGGCATCTGCGTGGCCGGGTCGGAGAACCGCCCCGTCGAACGCGTCACCATCCGCTCGCTCACCCTCCGCGGCTTCACCGCCAACGGCCTGTGGGCGACGTGGACCGACCGGCTGAAGATCCGGCACGTGGTCGCCGACAAGAACGGGAAATGGGGCATCGGCCTGGAGCGGGCCGTACGCGGCGAGTTCCGCCACAACATCACCCGGAACAACGGCGACGCCGGGCTGTTCCTCGCCAACACCGTCGACCGGGAGCACGGCTCCACGGACGCCAGAGGCACGCTGATCAGCCACAACCTCACGTCCGGCAACCGGATCGGCATCACGGTACGCCGCCTGCGGAACGTGACCGTCGAGCGCAACCATGTGACGAAGAACTGCGCCGGGGTGTTCGTGGTGGGCGACGAGTCCAAGCCGCGCGCCCGGGCCACCCTGCGCCGGAACCTCGTCGAGGCCAACAACAAGTACTGCCCGAAGACCCCGCGCCTGCCCTTCCTGCAGGGCTCGGGCATCGTCCTCACCGGCGCCGAGGAGACGCTGGTGGAGCGCAACAGGGTCGTGGACAACGTGGGTTCCTCCCCGCTCTCGGGCGGCATCGTGCTGTTCAAGAGCTTCGTGGGCGCCCCGAACGAGCAGAACGAGATCCGCGACAACGTGGTTCTGCGCAACGGCACCGCGGACCTGGCCGACCGGGACACCGGCGTGGGCAACTCCTTCACCGGCAACACCTGCAAGGTCTCGGAGCCCACCGGCATGTGCTGA
- a CDS encoding methyltransferase, translated as MTTVDPAPPAPMRLRELVFGAACAAAVRAAARLGVADALGDTPMSVEDLAAAVRTEPRTLRRLLRALSCQGVFTELPDGTFAHTEMSRLLREDDPHSLRYIALWCTEPWTWDVWPKLDEAVRSGRNVFEDVYDREFFSYLNEDAPESAYVFNRAMTTSSEQSARDVAELLDLRDVSSVADIGGGQGHVLASLLERHPDLQGALLDLPGVVGNADPRLREGGALASRVRVVAGDCREDIPVRADLYIIKNILEWDDDSTRRALANVRKAARPGARVVVIENLVDDTPSMRFTTAMDLLLLLNVGGAKHTRQSMVERLTDAGLVIGEIRPVNAYLHAFECTVPA; from the coding sequence ATGACGACGGTTGATCCGGCTCCCCCGGCGCCCATGCGCCTGCGGGAGCTCGTTTTCGGGGCGGCCTGCGCCGCCGCCGTGCGCGCGGCCGCCCGCCTGGGCGTGGCCGACGCCCTGGGCGACACCCCGATGTCCGTGGAGGACCTGGCGGCTGCGGTGCGCACCGAGCCGCGCACGCTGCGCCGGCTGCTGCGGGCGCTGTCCTGCCAGGGCGTCTTCACGGAGCTGCCCGACGGCACGTTCGCACACACCGAGATGTCCCGGCTGCTCCGCGAGGACGATCCGCACAGCCTGCGCTACATCGCGCTGTGGTGCACCGAGCCGTGGACATGGGACGTCTGGCCGAAGCTCGACGAGGCCGTGCGCTCGGGCCGCAACGTCTTCGAGGACGTGTACGACCGGGAGTTCTTCTCGTACCTCAACGAGGACGCGCCCGAGTCCGCGTACGTCTTCAACCGGGCCATGACGACGTCGAGCGAGCAGTCGGCCCGGGACGTCGCGGAGCTCCTCGACCTCCGGGACGTGTCCTCCGTCGCCGACATCGGCGGCGGGCAGGGGCACGTCCTGGCGAGCCTGCTGGAGCGGCATCCCGACCTGCAGGGCGCCCTGCTCGACCTGCCGGGCGTGGTGGGGAACGCCGATCCGCGGCTGCGCGAGGGCGGGGCGCTGGCCTCCCGGGTCCGGGTCGTGGCGGGCGACTGCCGCGAGGACATCCCGGTCCGGGCGGACCTCTACATCATCAAGAACATCCTGGAGTGGGACGACGACAGCACCCGCAGGGCGCTGGCCAACGTCCGGAAGGCGGCGCGGCCCGGCGCCCGGGTCGTCGTGATCGAGAACCTGGTGGACGACACTCCGTCGATGCGGTTCACGACGGCCATGGACCTGCTGCTCCTGCTCAATGTCGGTGGCGCCAAGCACACCCGCCAGAGCATGGTCGAGCGACTGACGGACGCGGGGCTCGTCATCGGTGAGATCCGCCCGGTCAACGCCTATCTGCACGCCTTCGAGTGCACCGTGCCCGCCTGA
- a CDS encoding TcmI family type II polyketide cyclase → MHHTLIVARMEPGSAPAIADVFADSDRGELPHLVGVNRRSLFQFGDVYLHLIETEQDPAPTIAKLTGHPEFRSASDRLSAYVTAYDPLTWRGPKDAMAQCFYRWERDPRS, encoded by the coding sequence ATGCACCACACCCTGATCGTGGCCCGCATGGAGCCCGGCTCGGCTCCCGCGATCGCCGACGTGTTCGCGGACTCCGACCGCGGCGAACTCCCGCACCTGGTGGGCGTGAACCGGCGCAGCCTCTTCCAGTTCGGCGACGTCTACCTGCACCTCATCGAGACCGAGCAGGACCCGGCGCCGACCATCGCGAAGCTGACCGGCCACCCCGAGTTCCGGAGCGCCAGCGACCGACTGTCCGCGTACGTCACCGCGTACGACCCGCTGACGTGGCGCGGCCCCAAGGACGCCATGGCGCAGTGCTTCTACCGCTGGGAGCGGGACCCCCGCTCCTGA
- a CDS encoding SRPBCC family protein: MSGHTDNSITIDAPLDLVWDMTNDIENWPHLFSEYASVEVLSREGEATTFRLTMHPDESGKVWSWVSERVLDHDRKVVRARRVETGPFAHMNIRWEYVQLPGGVQMRWTQDFAMKPDAPVDDDWMTDNINRNSRTQMALIRDRIEQAARDRRQSPVAPG; encoded by the coding sequence GTGTCCGGACACACCGACAACAGCATCACCATCGACGCCCCGCTCGACCTCGTCTGGGACATGACCAACGACATCGAGAACTGGCCGCACCTCTTCAGCGAGTACGCGTCCGTCGAGGTGCTCTCCCGCGAGGGCGAGGCGACGACCTTCCGCCTGACCATGCACCCGGACGAGTCCGGGAAGGTCTGGAGCTGGGTCTCGGAACGCGTCCTGGACCACGACAGGAAGGTCGTCCGGGCCCGCCGCGTCGAGACCGGCCCCTTCGCGCACATGAACATCCGGTGGGAGTACGTCCAGCTGCCGGGAGGCGTCCAGATGCGCTGGACGCAGGACTTCGCCATGAAGCCCGACGCCCCGGTCGACGACGACTGGATGACCGACAACATCAACCGCAACTCCCGCACGCAGATGGCGCTCATCCGGGACCGCATCGAGCAGGCCGCCCGGGACCGCCGGCAGTCGCCGGTCGCACCCGGCTGA
- a CDS encoding acyl carrier protein — protein sequence MITTEVTFDELAALMKQAAGVTVGARELEQVAGEPFGALGVDSLGLLGIVGELENRYGRSLPNDAERSRTPAEFIELVNTTLRTGA from the coding sequence ATGATCACCACCGAAGTGACCTTCGACGAGCTGGCCGCGCTCATGAAGCAGGCGGCCGGTGTGACCGTCGGCGCCCGCGAGCTGGAGCAGGTCGCCGGGGAGCCGTTCGGCGCGCTCGGTGTCGACTCGCTCGGCCTGCTGGGCATCGTCGGCGAGCTGGAGAACCGGTACGGCCGCTCGCTGCCCAACGACGCGGAGCGGAGCAGGACGCCCGCCGAGTTCATCGAACTCGTCAACACCACCCTCAGGACAGGAGCCTGA
- a CDS encoding ketosynthase chain-length factor, giving the protein MSTQRPRRAVVTGIGVIAPNGLSAEAYWKSVGEGLGVLDRITREGCEHLPLKVAGEVRAFDAAALIDERFLVQTDRFTHFAMAAAALALDDAGLGRDGPEDPFSIGVATAAGSGGGEFGQRELQKLWGQGSKFVGPYQSIAWFYAASTGQISIRSGFKGPCGVVASDEAGGLDVIAHAARAVQRGTGTMVVGAAEAPLAPYSMVCQLGYPELSTVEDPDRAYRPFTAAACGFVPSEGGAMLVVEDEDRARERGAAVRATVAGHGATFTGASRWEASREGLARAIRVALDEADCAPEEIDVVFADALGVPEADRAEALAIADALGPHAARVPVTAPKTGTGRAYCGAPVLDTAAAVLAMEHDQVPPTPNVFDICHDLDLVMSRARPAELRTALVLSRGLMGSNAALVVRRGGDSAR; this is encoded by the coding sequence ATGAGCACACAGCGCCCTCGACGCGCGGTCGTCACCGGGATCGGCGTGATCGCTCCCAACGGGCTGAGCGCCGAGGCCTACTGGAAATCGGTCGGTGAGGGCCTCGGCGTCCTGGACCGGATCACCCGCGAGGGATGCGAGCACCTGCCGCTCAAGGTCGCGGGCGAGGTCCGCGCCTTCGACGCCGCGGCGCTCATCGACGAGCGCTTCCTCGTCCAGACCGACCGGTTCACCCACTTCGCCATGGCCGCCGCCGCTCTCGCCCTCGACGACGCGGGCCTGGGCCGGGACGGGCCCGAGGATCCGTTCTCGATCGGCGTGGCGACCGCCGCCGGTTCCGGCGGCGGCGAGTTCGGCCAGCGCGAGCTGCAGAAACTGTGGGGCCAGGGCTCCAAGTTCGTCGGCCCGTACCAGTCCATCGCCTGGTTCTACGCCGCCAGCACCGGCCAGATCTCCATCCGCAGCGGCTTCAAGGGGCCGTGCGGAGTCGTCGCGAGCGACGAGGCCGGCGGTCTGGACGTCATCGCCCATGCCGCCCGTGCCGTGCAGCGCGGGACCGGCACGATGGTCGTCGGGGCGGCGGAGGCCCCCCTCGCCCCGTACTCGATGGTGTGCCAGCTCGGCTACCCCGAGCTCAGCACCGTCGAGGACCCGGACCGCGCCTACCGCCCGTTCACGGCGGCGGCCTGCGGCTTCGTGCCCTCGGAGGGCGGTGCGATGCTCGTCGTGGAGGACGAGGACCGCGCCCGCGAGCGGGGCGCGGCCGTGCGGGCCACCGTCGCGGGCCACGGGGCCACGTTCACCGGAGCCTCCCGCTGGGAGGCGTCCCGGGAAGGGCTCGCCCGCGCGATCCGCGTCGCTCTCGACGAGGCCGACTGCGCCCCGGAGGAGATCGACGTCGTGTTCGCCGACGCCCTGGGCGTACCGGAGGCCGACCGGGCCGAAGCGCTCGCGATCGCCGACGCCCTGGGGCCGCACGCCGCCCGCGTACCCGTCACGGCGCCCAAGACCGGCACCGGTCGGGCCTACTGCGGGGCACCCGTGCTGGACACCGCGGCCGCGGTGCTCGCCATGGAACACGACCAGGTGCCCCCCACCCCCAACGTGTTCGACATCTGCCACGACCTCGACCTGGTGATGTCCCGCGCTCGCCCCGCCGAGCTGCGCACGGCCCTCGTCCTCAGCAGGGGACTCATGGGATCCAACGCGGCGCTGGTCGTGCGCCGCGGCGGCGACTCCGCCCGGTAG